Proteins encoded by one window of Candidatus Deferrimicrobiaceae bacterium:
- a CDS encoding sigma-54 dependent transcriptional regulator, with protein sequence MADRILVVDDEESMRDVLRRILSAEGYSVSLAENGKRALALLEKERFDFVLCDIRMPEMGGLELLREIMSRKIPGTAIMMSAFGTVQTAVEAMKLGAYDYISKPFMSDEILLTLRKAQERETLRKENEALRQEVEKAFRPEEFLYASPSMENVVRMVEKVKDYDTTALVTGESGTGKELIARMLHYAGRRKAKPFVAINCGAIPETLLESELFGHRKGAFTEAKSDRSGLIEEANGGTLFLDEIGELPLMLQTKLLRFIQEGELRRLGDTEVRKVNVRIVAATARDLEQEVSAGTFRKDLFYRLNVIRIHVPPLRERREDIPLLAQHFLALFRRKFRKGEIRFSPEAMETLTGHDWLGNVRELENLVERCVLLGGEGEISRDQLITIWGGGGAGERGTDRSPRMVLRIPVSLENPDLKAAVKEMERQMIRLALERTGGSRPKAAELLGISHPALLYKAKEHGIN encoded by the coding sequence AACGGGAAGAGAGCGCTCGCGCTTCTGGAGAAGGAGCGGTTCGACTTCGTCCTGTGCGACATCCGGATGCCGGAGATGGGGGGACTCGAACTTCTCCGGGAGATCATGTCCCGGAAGATCCCCGGCACGGCCATCATGATGTCGGCCTTCGGGACCGTGCAGACGGCCGTCGAGGCGATGAAGCTCGGCGCGTACGATTACATCTCCAAGCCGTTCATGAGCGATGAAATCCTCCTGACGCTCCGGAAGGCCCAGGAACGGGAAACCCTGCGGAAGGAAAACGAGGCCCTCCGACAAGAGGTGGAAAAGGCCTTCCGCCCGGAGGAGTTTCTGTACGCAAGCCCCTCGATGGAGAACGTCGTCCGCATGGTGGAGAAGGTTAAGGATTACGACACCACGGCGCTGGTGACGGGCGAGAGCGGGACGGGGAAGGAACTCATCGCCCGGATGCTTCATTACGCTGGGAGGAGGAAGGCCAAACCCTTCGTCGCCATCAACTGCGGGGCGATCCCGGAGACGCTGCTGGAGAGCGAGCTTTTCGGACACCGGAAGGGGGCGTTCACCGAGGCGAAATCGGACCGGTCGGGCCTCATCGAGGAGGCGAACGGGGGAACCCTATTCCTCGATGAGATCGGCGAGCTGCCGCTCATGCTCCAGACGAAGCTGCTCCGGTTCATCCAAGAGGGGGAGTTGCGCCGCCTCGGGGACACGGAGGTCCGGAAGGTGAACGTCCGGATCGTCGCCGCGACGGCGAGAGACCTCGAGCAGGAGGTTTCGGCAGGGACCTTCCGAAAGGACCTCTTCTACCGGCTGAACGTCATCCGGATCCACGTCCCCCCCTTGCGGGAGCGGAGGGAGGACATCCCTCTCCTGGCGCAGCACTTTCTCGCTCTCTTCCGCAGGAAATTCCGCAAGGGAGAGATCCGGTTCTCGCCGGAGGCCATGGAAACGCTAACGGGCCACGACTGGCTCGGGAACGTACGGGAACTCGAGAACCTGGTCGAGCGGTGCGTCCTCCTCGGAGGGGAGGGGGAGATATCCCGGGACCAGCTGATTACCATCTGGGGAGGGGGGGGGGCCGGGGAGAGGGGGACGGACCGATCCCCGCGGATGGTCCTCCGCATCCCCGTTTCCCTTGAGAATCCGGACTTGAAGGCGGCCGTCAAGGAGATGGAGCGGCAGATGATCCGGCTGGCCCTGGAACGGACCGGGGGGAGCCGACCGAAGGCGGCAGAGCTGCTGGGGATCTCCCATCCCGCCCTGCTTTACAAGGCGAAGGAGCATGGAATCAATTAA